TAAATGTGCTAAATATTGAGTATATTAATTGTGCACTTTAATTTCTGGATGAAATGACTGTGTGGGAATTAAAATACACTGAATGCAGCTTCTCAAAATCTCACAATAAATGAAAAAAGAATTTATATTGATTGCTTAGAAATTTGAGAATAAAGTTGAAGGAATTAAATGATGGATAAAATAAAGATAGATGGACTGTTAAGCTTGTTGAGTCTATTGATTTTGTTGTTGATTTGATTGGACCTTTCCCACAGCATTGCCGATGTTATTTATAACTATACGGGAAACATTCTAAAACTTGTACCACTTCACATTTGGTGCGGACACAGTTTTACAATTGCTTGAAACTCACTTTACAACAGCTAATTTCCACTAATTACTTATTTTCATAACTCTTCACTAGTAAGTAACTTTCATCAATGGTTGACTTCTaacgaataataaaaaaaataattaatttaaattttataattaaattaataaaataaaattaaataaattaatttaaaaaataatttaatttatcatgacctgaataaaaaaattacattttagtgtAAAcgcaataaattttgatttttctttggtAATAAAAACgagttaaaataataattaaaaaaaaagttaaagatATTATTTCCCCCTCTCCATTTTCTGTCTTTtccaaaacaaacaaacaaacaaacaatgAAGAAAACAGAGTTAATCATTTAAACCCTACGTGGCCTTGAATGAATCTAACACAAATTTACAAAATCTAATACAGTCCTCACTAAGGTCTCTGCAACATTCATTCATGCCAAAACTTCTCATTTTTCATCCACCATGAATCTTTCCACCACTTCTCTCGTCAAAATCTCTCCTTTCTTTATCAGAACCACCTATTTGTCACCAATTTCCAGAAGGGTTTCTGGATGTCATCCTTCTGGTGTTAGATTTCCACTGACCATCACCAAATGTTCTAGAGCTGATGTTCCTTTAGCATCACAAGCTGCACagacttctacttcttcttcttcttcttcttcttcttcttcttctcccgtAATTGCTTCAAAGATACAGAGTTTGCTGGCTGTGGAGGAGGACATAGAGAAGGTGATATCATGTTTTATACACTTATGGTTGTTTATTGAATCTTGAAAACGATTCTTGTGGATGAACTTCATAAATGCAACCTCAATAATCCAGACTTTTATTGCCTTCCCCAATTCTTTTCCTAAATGATGTGTAGGTTATTTATAGATGCCGGTTCTTGGCTATTCTTGGGGTTTTTGGTTCCTTGATTGGATCAATTCTGTGTTTTGTGAAGGTAAACTTCATCCATCTCTTTTAATTTGAAAGTGGATTAATATTTAATGTAATCCTTATTGTCGATACAGAGCTAGGCCCTGCCTCTGTAagccaaaaaataaaaaaagaaaatcagtCTGCGTAAGAgagaaaaatgataaaaaagaaaaaagaagaaaatagagtgaaaaaaGGTATTCTTGGAACTTGAACCCATGTCATTTGAATTTGATGACAAAATGGAGAACTAATGAAGCTTTCATGTTTCCCGTCTTCTTTGGCTAAGGGAAATTCTGAAAaactacttcaacttgatgacttggaaaattttaaaaattggttTGCACTTGCCCATTTAGACAACAAATGTTACATTTGAACATGGAACTCCATTTTTCAGTTTTCGCTGTGGAATTTTTCTACAAAATAGTCCCAATTCTTTGCAATTGAATAGGGCCATACCCCACACTTGCTAAATGTTTTATAGTTCATTGTTCTATGTTACTTTGTTTGATATGCAGGGATGTACTTATGTTGTGTCATCTTTCATGGAATACTTTGTGAATCGTGGTAAAGTGATCATATTGCTGGTAGAGGCCATAGGTGAGTGTTTATCAATTTGTTATAGCATTGTTGATTCTATAGTCCTAATTGCTGGTTTGGTGAACTTATGATTGTAATCTGCTAATTTCCTTGTGGGAACTCTGCACCCGTCTAAGCTAACAACACTTTGATTGCTTCCCCTTCCATTGCTAAAGTTGCAAGTATGTGCTCCGTTTTAGTTTTACCTAAACCAATGGTGCTAATAATTCTTTAACTTCCTGTTAATTATGCAGGTTTCATCTATTAATAAAACTACATCATCTGCACAAAGGAATATTTTCTTAGATATGCATTGTTAACTCATCCATGACCAGTGGCAGTATGCTGgtgaattttataatataaactgTTAATCCCTTTGACATGAGTTCTTATTTACAATTGAATTGTGTGGAAGTTTACATCAATGGACAATGATCAAACTGCTTTTCTGCTTAACCTTACCCCACCTTCCTCTAAAGGACTAGCTATGCTGCTGGTGTTTTGCTATGCATTTGCACTGAATTCTTTGCCTTACTGTAACTTTTTTCTTTTGGGTTCAACAGTGTAAGCTATTTATGGCTACTGGCGGTAGCTAATATCAATTCTCAAATATTTCATTAGCTGAAACTTCTGCACCAGATTTGTTAAAATGTGCCTTGTATACTCAATGCAATAGATACAATTCCATTTTAGCCAAGATCATTTTGATACTATGATTTATAGCAGTGGTTTTGCACATATGGTTCTGCTATAAACCTTGGATTGGAATGATCTTCCTACAGTaggaatcaaaattaaataaatgagatgGCAAATATATTTGATAATTGGCTTCATCTATGAGTCACTATACTTGGAATTGTTGCAGGATATAAATTGGATTTTCATCCATTTTAAATGTCATCAAGTTCTTTTGTTTTTGCATGTTAAAtagtaaatatatataatatgactTCCTGCCAAACTTTCTTAACCAAGTGACTGATTATAAATTTAATGCATTTTCAGATGTCTATCTTTTAGGAACAGTTATGCTGGTGTTTGGAATGGGTCTCTATGAGCTTTTTATTAGCAATCTTGACACTGCTAAACTGTTGTCAGGGAAAAGAGTACCTCATAGATCAAATTTATTTGGATTATTCACCTTAAAGGTAAGTCTCAAATTTCTCTAGATTTTTAGAAATTTTCATGCTTCAGCAATGCCTGTAATTTAGTGCATCTAGTGGTTTGTAGAATTTGCAGCTTTTTGTTGACAGGTAGTATACTTCGCATTATTGTGGAATTTATGATCGTTAATTGGAAGATATCGTATTATCTAAAAGGGAAATTATGACAATCATCTTAATTGAGGAGTTTTGCGTGGAGAAGGTGAAGAGAAAGattaaaaagtaataattaataaaataaaattcttatTGCACCCAAAAGGGAAATAGGAAAATTAACATCATACTTCAACATCATATGAAACAAATATGACagtaatgaatgtataaatagtGTTACACTTTTCTTTGATTCAGCTCTAATGATGTCATATGCTGAGTATTTTACTTAAAATTTCAATACAAGTTTCATTCATCTTTTACCATGCTCCTTGTGAAAATCTATGTATATAAGATCCTTTTTATCTTCAACATTTTGATGTAGTGGTAAAACGCTTCAAACACTGTGTATTTTAGTGATTTTGTCCAAACCTTTTATTTTTGACATATTTATCTTGACCTTGGAGCTTAGTTGCTATTCTGCATATGGTAAACGTtggtcaaaattaaaataaaaaatgttaCCGCTTTTGGACATTTGGGCACAATTGCAACTATGTTTTGTGATAAAAGAAAATTTCCAAAAATACATAAAAACCCTTGTTTGGATCCTTAATTGTGCAGGAGAATTGCaaagaaattaaataagagaaatgaagagaaaagaacagaaagaaaatttaatttacttTGTCTTGTTTAGATAGATTAG
The Hevea brasiliensis isolate MT/VB/25A 57/8 chromosome 15, ASM3005281v1, whole genome shotgun sequence genome window above contains:
- the LOC110669905 gene encoding uncharacterized protein LOC110669905 isoform X1; this encodes MNLSTTSLVKISPFFIRTTYLSPISRRVSGCHPSGVRFPLTITKCSRADVPLASQAAQTSTSSSSSSSSSSSPVIASKIQSLLAVEEDIEKVIYRCRFLAILGVFGSLIGSILCFVKGCTYVVSSFMEYFVNRGKVIILLVEAIDVYLLGTVMLVFGMGLYELFISNLDTAKLLSGKRVPHRSNLFGLFTLKERPRWLEIKTVNELKTKLGHVIVMLLLIGFFEKSKTAVIHSPMDLLCFSASVLLCSGCLYLLSKLSDSK
- the LOC110669905 gene encoding uncharacterized protein LOC110669905 isoform X2; this encodes MNLSTTSLVKISPFFIRTTYLSPISRRVSGCHPSGVRFPLTITKCSRADVPLASQAAQTSTSSSSSSSSSSSPVIASKIQSLLAVEEDIEKVIYRCRFLAILGVFGSLIGSILCFVKGCTYVVSSFMEYFVNRGKVIILLVEAIGKRVPHRSNLFGLFTLKERPRWLEIKTVNELKTKLGHVIVMLLLIGFFEKSKTAVIHSPMDLLCFSASVLLCSGCLYLLSKLSDSK